The following coding sequences lie in one Niabella agricola genomic window:
- a CDS encoding alkylphosphonate utilization protein yields the protein MITPKLQSRCEGTCELCNNGAATVAYAVSPKSSDAIENEVALCYDCLDHFQREHAQNYWRCLAGSIWNVEPSVQALSYRILHRHQKEEWARDIIVSVELDEQVIHWALTAFEKKELHKDSNGIELTTGDTVVLTQALNVKGTNFSAPKGTIVRKIRLVPGNVEQIEGKINEQTIVILTKYVRKSS from the coding sequence ATGATTACCCCAAAATTACAGTCGCGCTGCGAGGGAACCTGTGAGCTTTGTAATAATGGAGCTGCAACCGTTGCTTACGCCGTTAGCCCAAAAAGCAGTGATGCCATCGAGAATGAGGTGGCCCTATGTTATGATTGTTTGGATCACTTTCAACGTGAGCATGCACAAAATTACTGGCGGTGCCTGGCGGGAAGTATCTGGAATGTTGAGCCCAGCGTGCAAGCATTGAGCTACCGGATTCTTCACCGGCATCAAAAAGAGGAATGGGCGCGCGACATCATCGTTTCCGTTGAATTGGATGAACAGGTGATCCATTGGGCATTAACGGCTTTTGAAAAAAAAGAACTTCATAAGGATAGCAACGGTATCGAATTAACCACCGGCGACACCGTTGTGCTGACACAGGCCCTGAATGTAAAAGGAACAAATTTTTCGGCTCCCAAAGGTACAATTGTTAGAAAAATACGATTAGTTCCCGGTAATGTGGAGCAAATTGAAGGAAAGATCAATGAACAAACTATTGTAATTCTTACGAAGTATGTGCGCAAATCATCTTAG